GAGGGATAGGTAAATTCGCTTCGATAAAACCCCGTCCACTTGCCTTGTTCCCCGGTAGGACCGCGAAAATCGGGAACCGTCACCGTTTCCCAATCCCCCGCCCCTTCCAAAACTTGCGCAAAATCAGCGTCATCAGCCGTTTGATACCGAAATTGAAAATGGCTGAACGGTTGGCAGTGCCGATTCATGGATGGAGCCGATACCCTATTTTTCAAATAGGGGCGGTACTTTTCGCGAAGCTGCTTCAGCTCCTCTTGGAACAGCGCCAGCTGCGCATCGAACGAAAGCGCTGGCACGCGTTGGGCCATTTCCGTTCCCGGTGCAAAATATTGTTTTTCGTATGTTACAGGCGGAATATCCCGCAGTTCATCTTTATTGCCGGGATGTTCGCGAAACGCTATTTCCGCAAACTGATCCAAACGTTTTGTTGGCTCCAATCACATCTCCACCTTACTCCTCGTCATACCGTCACGATTTCAAAATCTAACGTAAATCCTTCGTTGTCCTTCGGATGAATCCTCACTTCCGATGTACCGAAACGCTGCGTCCAACAGCGCTCCTTTCCCAAAAACGGTTCTATAACCTCTTTCACGGTGTTATCGAGAAAATCATGGATAACCATCCACCGACCTAGACCCATTTTCCCGTTACTTCTAAGCTTACCCGGACATTCAGTTGGAAGAAGCCACTCAGCGATCACTACAATAGCTCCTTCTTCCGCTTTTCGGATGACAGCCAATAATGTCTCACTGGAGAGTGATGAGCCGCCGACCATGATCAACTTCGGTTTTCCGATCATTTCTGCGCTGACCTTTTCGTCAAAGACCAGAACGTTATGGACCGGATAAAATAACGGATGCACCCGCTTGCCTTCATCGGTTGCAAATCCTTGTTCGAGCGGAAAACGGTCAAGTGGCACTTGCCGCTTTAATTGATGTCTCGGAAAGTCGAAGCCCGGAATATGCATACAGCTGCCGTGGGCAGGTATAGCCCCCTGCTAAGCAAATGCCAGATGTGAAACACACTTTGACTGAACGATATGTCTTGTTCATGCAGTGTCCGGTTTCCGAATAACCGTTCATTTAGACCATAATTGCTGTCATCGGAATGAATAACAACAATATCCGGGTCCGCTTGAGAATGATGCCAAGATAGCGGATTTGCAGGAATAAATGATTGAACGAAGTGCTGCCAAACTTCACCGAACTCTGTTGTCTGAAAACCAGTCGGCGTATGTGTAAGCAGGACATCGATATTTTCCACGAACAAATGCGATGGACCCATGAAATAGCCGAGCTTTAAGGCAGATTCGAACTCCTCAGGGGAGTGACCGGGAAATCCGGGAAACCTCGTAAACCAGGTCCCTGTATCCGGTCCCCACAAATCGGCACAAATCCAAAGCGCTCTTCCGTATTGTTTGGCCGCTCCTAGAGCCGTGGACAGTTGCAGCGATTGGAACGATTCCTTCATGATTTTGGGGCAAATGTCCATACCCGCACTGGCGAATGTATGGAACATCGTAGGAAACACGTGCTCCGATATCAAGGGAATGGACACACCGGGTGATGCCAAGCGATCCACCAGGCTTTTGACATGATTCGTACGCGCCAAAACCGATTGTTCCACCTTGCTTCGCGACTGCTCGATGTTCAAGCCATCCGTATCACCCCAATGGGGAAACCATCCGTCTTTACGGTACTGGCCGGCATTGATTTGCAAATGTTCCGGCTCGTCGTACAGCAGGCCTATGCACCGACCTAGTCTCGCAGTTTCAATGATTTCGTCATCCGGCACATCATACCGGTTCGTACCTTCAACCCAAGGGCCGTTGATGTTGCCGTATTCGTTGCCAAGGCAAATATCTATGCCCGCTGCGGCTATATCCGCTGCAACGTCCTTATGATCCGTTCCCGGAAGGACATGATGCACATAAAAGTCCGTTTCTAGCTCACGCAGAATCTGCACAAAGGCTTCAGGCTCCGGTTTCGGATCCTGCGACGGACAAACGCTCCCTCGTTCCGGTCCGCATCATCAGATCTGAAGCTTTACCCGCCCACGGATCCTGCCAAGCAACCACCGGGCCCTGAATGCCCAGTTTAGGTCTATGCGAGTTAAGCCCCACCTGCGTTCTTCACTCCTCTGCTTGCCTCCGTGTTATCAAAAGCATGTCGGATAATGGCCAGACAACCAGCCACGTCTTCCGGCTTCGCATGCTCGAGTATTAAGGGAACGTCCGGCAACCGCTGAGCGAGCAGCTCTGCATACACATTCCAGTCCGCTTGCCCCGCCCCGACTCTCGGTGTAGTCAATCCACCTTCTCCATATAGCGTATCTTTGGCATGTGCAATCGGAGAGATTTCGCCGATACAATCAAAGATTTTTGTCATCGCCTCCGGCTGCCGCTTTAAATCTTCTTGCGTCAAGTAGTTAAAGGGATCCATAATGAACGCCAGTCCATCGGTTCCAAGCCGCTTCAGCATCCCTGCCGCTTGCTCCGCACTGGCCATAACGTTGTTCACAAATCCTTCAACCAACAAAATAGATCCATTCTTCGCAGCCCGGTTTCGCAAACGGTCCACAATTTGCAAAAGCTGTTCCCATGCTTGTGCAGTCCGGTTACCTTCATAATCGCGCCACGCATTCGTCGGATGAAGGCTGCCTGTCTCTGTCGCCATATACCTAGTACCATATGCCGAACATAGGTCGATCATCTTTTCCAACTGCTCCAGCTTGGATTCCCCTTTTTGCAAATTCGGATTCATGAGATTCGTATATCCCGATAACCCGACTACCGAAATGCCATTCCTTTCGAAAATGGAGCGGATTTTCTCAGCTCTGACTAATGAAAAGAGCTCATCATCCATGACCTGCATCGACTGCTTGGGGTCAAGCTGCACATACACCATGCCGTGATTGCGGGCATCTTCAGCCATTGCCTCCGCGCTCCAGCCCATGTAGATATAACTCATAAATCCGAGTTTGTTCATGATACAGCGCTCCCTTTTAGAACATCCGTTCTTTCCATGACACAACCTTGCTGGCTGGAAGCGACCATGGCCGTTGTCATCGCTACTGTTTGCAAGTTATCGTCTGGAGTGACTGGCGGCAGCTTCCCTTCTTCCAATGCGGTCATGAAAGCAATCATGGACCCTGCAAAAGCGTCCGGGAACCAGGTTCCTTTCAGCTTGATCTCATGTACGACATTTTTATGTTTGTTCAGTGCCATGTAAAGGGTGTCTTGGGTACACCAGATGCTTCCTTCCGTGCCGTCAACCCACCATGTGTTGCTGTGAGAATGGCTTGCTTTGACAATATTGTTAAAATGAAGCGTTGCCATCAGCGGATTTCGGCCACCCTTTGGACCGAACTCCACGTTGGCGGAATAGATCAGCGGATCGATTGCATTTGCCCCTTTAACTGCGCTGTTGTGCAATGTACCCGTGACCATTCTTCCGGATAAGGATTAAAATAACGGCACAAATCCACATAATGTACGCCATGGTCGACGATATTGAAGTTTGCCATATTCGTCCACCACCAGCCCGCCTGATCCTGGAACGATCGCATGTAATGATGAATGCTGTAAATCTCGCCGATGAGATCCTGCTCCAGCACCGTCTTCAGTGCTTTATGTGCCGGAGCCCAGCGAGCCTGCTGGTTGACGCCGAGGATGATGCCGAGCCGTGCTGCCTCTTGACTCAGCCTTTCGGCGTGAGCCAGGTCCAGAGCCAACGGTTTTTGACATAGTACCGGCCGTGGTGCCTTTCCGATTAACTTCAGGACTTCCAGTCGCGGTTCGGGATGAATGGCCAAATCGATAACCCCTACATCCTCCCTTGCGAGCAGTTCATTTATATCAGTCGTCCAGAAAGGAATGTCGAACTTCTCCGCCGTCGCTCGTGCCGCTTCTGCGTTAACATCACAGCAAGCCGCGATATGCAGACCATACTTGCGATAGGCAGGCAAATGCGCCGAATTCGCTATACTGCCACACCCGATGAGGCCGATTCCGTATTGTTTCACATCCGCTATACCCTTCTTATTGGGCAAATAATGTTCAGGTCTAATGAATTCCATAGTCCCACCTCTTTATTTCTTACATTACACGAGGATGAAAAAACATTTATAGGGTGTTTGTGCTTTTTTGTAGGGATGATTCAACCACGTTGACGATTAACGAAAAAGCCTGTCAAAAGTCAGCATGAGTCCCAGCAGATAACCTGTAGCCGCAATATCTTGCTAAACCCATGCATGTTGCCTGCGACTAAAGAAATGGCTTATCACTGTTAGAAGTGGATTCGAGCGGGCAACTCATTGGCTCGCCAATGAAATTTGATGTAGCGATTGGGAGCATGGTTGCTTGGCTTGTGATATGATGTTGCTTATCAGAGTAAGGTTGATTTTCAATGCCATTTGATGTTGTGAATGAGAACATGGTTGCTTTTCATTGCAAATTGATGTTGTTAATGGGAGTATGGTTGGTTGGTTGGTTGGTTGGTTGGTTTGCGATATGATGTTGCGTAATAGAGCATGCTTGTTTTATGAAATGATGTTGCGGAATAGAGCAAGGTTGTTATTCAATGCAATTCGATGTTAGCATAAGGGCATGGTTGCTTGAGCATGTAACTAGATGAAGCGTATGAGTGTATGGCTGTTTGTCGATGCAATTTGAAGTTTCTTAACAGAGCATGGTTGCTTTTCAATCCATTTTGATGTTGCGAGTAAGAGCATGGTTGGTTGACTTGTGATATGATGTTGTGTAATAGGGCATCATTGTTATTCATTGCCATTTGATGATTGCATGAGAGCATGGTTGTTTGACCATGTAACTAGATGAAGCGTATGAGTGTATGGCTGTTTGCCGATGCAGTTTAATGTTTCTTAACAGAACATGGTTGCTCTTCAATCCAATTTGATGTTTCGAGTGAGAAGATGGTTGATTGACTTGTGATATGATGTTGCGGTATAGGGCATGGTTGTTTTTCATTGCCATTTGATGCTGCTAAAGCACGGTTGCTTTTCAATGCCATTTGATGCTGCGATAAGTAGCTGGGTAGTTTGTTAAAAAATACTTTAGACGGTTGTGAAGCACACGCCGCTCCACAGTTTCAGGGTGATCCTGACTGGGGGCGGTTTTATTTTTTAAGGGGGATTAACATGAATTTTGAAAATGTCTATGATGCTTATATCGATCAACACACCAAATTGCGACGAGGGAGGCACGGAGGCGCTTAACGGAGGGACACGGTCATGCAGAAAAAATATTTTTATCGAGAGTATGGTGGCCCGCCTTTTCAAATTTTGAAAATCTAATTCCAGAATATGAAATCCAGGATTTTCGTGACGGCACACGCTTTATTGATTTTGCCTTTATCCATGGACATGTCCGTTTAGCCATCGAAATCGACGGTTATGGTCCGCATTTGCAGAACATTACACGCTCGCAATTTTCGGATCAATGGCTTCGGCAAAATCATTTGCTCCTTGATGGTTGGAAATTACTGCGCTTCTCCTTCGATGATGTAAAGGACAAACCACGAATGTGCCAACAGATGATTCATCAATTCATGGGAAAATGGTTCGGAAACCGTCAGTGCCAATGGTTTGACAGCTGTACATTTGAAGAAAAAGAGATTATCCGTTTGGCGTTCCGCTGCAACAGATCTATTAAACCTGCTGACGTTTGCGAAGTGTTACAGATAGAACAACAAAAGGCACGCCGTCTACTACATGGCTTGCTCTCAAAGGGCATCTTCGTACCTAGTGGACGAGGAACACGAAGAATATATGTTTATCAGTTATCTCCTTCGTTATCTAAGGAGCTAGTTGACATATAGTGCGACCACTTGATTGCCATCTACAACGATGTTTTTCAACGTTGTAGAGCTCTCTCAGGCGCGGGCTCTCACGCAACGATGCTGATCATCGTTGCAGTGCCCACTACGCGCCGAGTCGCGGAAGTTCCACTCTACAACGATGTTTTTCAACGTTGTAGAGCTCTCTCGGGCGCGGGCCTCTCACGCAACGATGCTGATCATCGTTGCAGCTGCCCACTACGCGCCGAGTCGCGGAAGTTCCACTCTACAACGATGTTTTACAGCGTTGTTGAGCTCTCTCAGGCGCGGGCTCTCACGCAACGATGCTGATCATCGTTGCAGCTGCCCACTACGCGCCGAGTCGCGGAAGCTCCACCCTACAACGATGTTTTACAGCGTTGTAGATGAACA
This genomic window from Paenibacillus hexagrammi contains:
- a CDS encoding Gfo/Idh/MocA family protein; its protein translation is MEFIRPEHYLPNKKGIADVKQYGIGLIGCGSIANSAHLPAYRKYGLHIAACCDVNAEAARATAEKFDIPFWTTDINELLAREDVGVIDLAIHPEPRLEVLKLIGKAPRPVLCQKPLALDLAHAERLSQEAARLGIILGVNQQARWAPAHKALKTVLEQDLIGEIYSIHHYMRSFQDQAGWWWTNMANFNIVDHGVHYVDLCRYFNPYPEEWSRVHCTTAQLKGQMQSIR
- a CDS encoding sugar phosphate isomerase/epimerase family protein — its product is MNKLGFMSYIYMGWSAEAMAEDARNHGMVYVQLDPKQSMQVMDDELFSLVRAEKIRSIFERNGISVVGLSGYTNLMNPNLQKGESKLEQLEKMIDLCSAYGTRYMATETGSLHPTNAWRDYEGNRTAQAWEQLLQIVDRLRNRAAKNGSILLVEGFVNNVMASAEQAAGMLKRLGTDGLAFIMDPFNYLTQEDLKRQPEAMTKIFDCIGEISPIAHAKDTLYGEGGLTTPRVGAGQADWNVYAELLAQRLPDVPLILEHAKPEDVAGCLAIIRHAFDNTEASRGVKNAGGA